aaatacaCCTAATTGTAGACTTCCTATTAGTTCAAGCAAGGTCAGTATCAAAGTGACATTTGCTTTTTATATGAGCATTCGTGTCAGGTTGTATaaaaatttctatctattttagtataaaaacatttttttctttttttacataaagcattttacattaaattatttattttacattacatttcattaaaaatagaaatctttttttttttaaaaatggtttatttttctttacatacAATAATCACCATCTACTTTCTTCTTTCATGCTTgagtaaagaaagaataaacaactaaatataaaataaatagtataagtgtaaatttacacaattattgtAGATGTGAgtcatttttaaacaaaattgtataaattttacacatatttCTATTATATACAGACTAATGTCAATACTCTTATAAGTGAACCATAAGCCTGGTTGATTCCCATTTCCTCCCTACCAGGGACGAACGCAGGATTTCAAGCTGGGGGGGCGCAGGAAataagcgaaaaaaaaaaaaaatttcgggaAATTGGTGTGGACCTTTTTTAAATGTAAGCCCGTCAAATTTCATCACGTTGATTAACATGATATTCCCATATTTGTTTGCATGTTCCGATATCATAATCCAAAGAATCAAGATCAActatttgaaattgtgtttgagaGATTGGAACATCGACATTTTTCGGAATTGAGAAATACATATTTTCTAGAATTGGAACATCCACATTTATActaactacttatcaaaaaaaaattctattaataACTATATAACAGTATAACCattaaaccaaaatagaaaaaaaagtataaatagagaaaaaaaaaaaaaaacactgaaagATACTACTTATTAAGCCCTGTACTCTCTACCGTCAAACTCCATATTTTCTCCAATAAAAAATACTACTTTTTGAGCTCACAATTTCACAAAACCCACTTTCCTCCCACAAAACCCAACTCAGctaccaaaccaaaaaaaaaaatctattcctTCTTTAAccgaaagaagagaaagaaagaaaaaagtcatCTCTGCTTCATCACTCTTATTGCTCATCATCACCTATTCACCTCTCACTTCTTGTTCCTCTTTGAAACAGAACTTCTTCCCAAGCTCTCAAATCCTTGCCTCCCAAAATGCCGTCATAAGCAAAgcatctctcttccctcctctaacctttttatatattttatttatttataaattacaCACTCAGTTcctctttgaaaaaatttcaattttagagATGTAATTTGGTGGAGCACTGGAGCCATTGAAGTACGAGAACGGAAAGCCGTTGAAGTACGAGATGGGTCTCGCAACTTGCAAGCGTCACGGCGTGGGCGTGGGCGGCGGCGTTGCGGCATGGGTGAGTGGGTCTCCATCTCTCTGAGTACTCTCTATCTCTACTCTGTCTcacctctctatctctctgtctTGCCTCTCACTTCCCtttcttttaatattaattatttactcatttttattttccccaatatgttatattttattcGGAACATTTTATACATTTAGTTATCTTTGAAGATAATCTaagtttattaatattttggatGCAATAGGTGCACCTAATGAGGTTGTTAACGTGATATGGTCCAAATCTTGTGTTTGATTATCTGTTCTTGTGTAATGATGATAAGATTGGTAAACAAGTTTGGACCATCCTAATCTCAAGCTGTCCTCTAGCCACTGATAAAGGAGAGCCCTCTGCAAAAAGTGATAGAAGATAGATGAATATGATATATGAAGacaaaaaatataatctaacaaaattatcaaattttctcAAGAAACAAGTCAAAATAATTTATCAGAAACTACTTGATAGAGAAGTCCTATGGAGTTGAATGTTGAACTCGGCCTATACCTAACTAGAGAGTCTTGCCATGACATGTCCTTTATATTCCATGTTCCTGAAAAACAGCCTCTGAGGATTTTAATGTAGGCAATGTAGTAGTTTAAGTGTAACTCCTTAGACCATAACTGATTTCCCATAATTGAGGTGGGTCATTAAACTCAACTAAACAAGAGTCCAACATAAGATAACATAGAGGTAAAGTACACTGTACGCCACTTTGATTACAATCTTTGTCAGCTGCTATGATTTTAAGCACACTTGTGTGCATTTTGCAAGCACAAAAAGGCCAGTTTTTTGGGCTTTCGAGCATATTTTGGTGGGccccatattaaaaaaaaatccccttaaGCAAACAGCAAATCGCATTCAAACTTCAATCTTAGCAAGCAAATTTAGCTGCTAATTTGGTCCTCCagtaaaaatattaatcatGAACTCTAACTAAGAAACTGAATggaagtaataaaattttaaacaatataattagacTTAAAGTTATATGTCAAACTTGTAAGCAAGCccatattaaattaaatgatgCAACAATGTAGGAATATGTAAACCATCATACAAAATGAAGATCATGCTCAAACAGAGAGACAAGAACTGAGACTTACTCCCTTAAAGCGTTCCAAGCGTTCAGCGGCCACTTGTTTGAGAAGAGCTTCTGAGTTCATAGCAAATAGATGAGTGACCCTTTTGGATAAGCGCTCTTCTATTGCAGGCCCCATTTGCACCAGTTTCTGCCTCCTAATCTTTATATACcccacaaaaaaagagagacagaaagaTTTAAATGCAAATAAATATTGTGTAGCTAGGTGGGGTTTCTGATATATGGGCAAAACTGAGGTGCAAATTCCTTAGTTACAATAAAATTCTTGCATTGACCAATACAACAAAATTAATGTTAACTTTCTcaaagagaatgaaaataaatgcagTTTATGTATGGGTTAGAATATAATTGGAGAAGCTAATGCAGAACACCTAAGATCTGTAAAAGTTTTGTTTGATCATATGATAAAACTAAGTGCAAAGGTGGATGGAGTTAGAACCTGTAGTCGGCGAGGCTGAACTCCATTTTGGACTAAGAAAACAACCATTCCTGCCAAAATCCCATCTGGGTCTTGAGGGGTACTTTTGTTTTTCGGTGTCTTTGGCGCCATTGCTATCAGTCTCTTTGCTTCTCCGACAACTACAAGCCAAGTGACTTTTGTACATAGTAACTTGTAACCGAAAATGatggtattttattttctaattacaaattaacccctaaagtttggagtaattttgattttgttctttaaagtttcaatttttttatttgcctCCTAATGTCAATTTACTACACAACAGTACTATACTTCACCAAATTGGCACAACAACATATTTGCACACCCTTCTCtaaatttgtattaatttgattttaaacCTTCTATGTTTGTTTGAAGTTGTTTTTGATTAATTTGACGCTTAACAGACAACTAAGCATGACAAATTGACGAAATGAAGTAAATCTAAACCATACCCAAGCAGAGCTAGACCTTTTGCTTCCGCCACCGCAGCTGCAGGAAGGAAGGGAACTGACACTGACACGTTTTATGCTGATGAAGACGTGTCGTGGGTATCCCTCGGGGTGTCCGATAAGCTTTCTCAGACTCTCTCTATAATGCCGGCATTCTGGTTCAGGTACACAGACACACCCTGGCCTTGTTCAGTCGTCCGTTGAAATATAGCATGAATGtcaat
This genomic stretch from Quercus lobata isolate SW786 chromosome 3, ValleyOak3.0 Primary Assembly, whole genome shotgun sequence harbors:
- the LOC115981226 gene encoding DNA polymerase lambda-like, whose amino-acid sequence is MAPKTPKNKSTPQDPDGILAGMVVFLVQNGVQPRRLQIRRQKLVQMGPAIEERLSKRVTHLFAMNSEALLKQVAAERLERFKGRALLYQWLEDSLRLGWSKLVYQSYHHYTRTDNQTQDLDHITLTTSLGAPIASKILINLDYLQR